Proteins encoded in a region of the Paucidesulfovibrio longus DSM 6739 genome:
- a CDS encoding YibE/F family protein produces the protein MRGTSLRDADKLLSLIFIGLCLALWFVPTGFEARVDNEAVRCKAEVLDTDDHDLQRLGMVLAGEQGVTLRVLDGPFQGRVLRGVNPLLGQMDRDKVFRPGDSALVVFTLNQDGSIRYVNPQEHYRLDLELLLLGMFAVLLLAFGGWTGAKALLSFAFAALMIWKVLVPLLLVGVDPVPLSLGITALLCAAIIFLVAGLTRKGLTAFLGAFLGVLASCVLAEVFTSAFHLHGAILPFAETLLYSGYAHLDLTAIFISAVFLASSGAVMDLAMDVAASMAEVVDKKPGIGRGEAFVSGVRVGRAVVGTMTTTLLLAYSGGYVTLLMAFMAQGVPLANTFNLIYVAAEVLKTLVGSFGLVLVAPFTAAAGALLLAGHGGGRSEDPARN, from the coding sequence ATGCGGGGCACGTCGTTACGGGACGCCGACAAGCTTCTTTCCCTGATCTTCATCGGCCTTTGCCTTGCGCTCTGGTTCGTGCCCACGGGCTTCGAGGCCCGCGTGGACAACGAGGCCGTGCGCTGCAAGGCCGAGGTTCTGGACACGGACGACCACGACCTGCAACGCCTGGGCATGGTCCTGGCGGGCGAGCAGGGAGTGACCCTGCGCGTGCTGGACGGTCCCTTCCAGGGGCGGGTTCTGCGCGGCGTCAACCCGCTGCTCGGCCAGATGGACCGGGACAAGGTCTTCCGTCCTGGAGACTCGGCGCTGGTCGTCTTCACGCTGAACCAGGACGGGTCCATACGCTACGTCAACCCGCAGGAGCACTATCGGCTGGACCTGGAGCTGCTCCTGCTGGGCATGTTCGCCGTGCTGCTGCTGGCCTTCGGCGGCTGGACAGGCGCCAAGGCGCTGCTCTCCTTCGCCTTTGCCGCGCTGATGATCTGGAAGGTGCTCGTGCCGCTGCTGCTGGTCGGGGTCGATCCCGTGCCCCTGTCCCTGGGGATCACGGCGCTGCTCTGCGCGGCGATCATCTTCCTGGTGGCCGGGCTGACCCGCAAGGGGCTGACGGCCTTTCTGGGCGCGTTTCTCGGCGTCCTGGCGAGCTGCGTCCTGGCCGAGGTCTTCACCTCCGCCTTCCACCTGCACGGCGCCATCCTGCCCTTTGCGGAAACGCTGCTCTATTCGGGGTATGCGCACCTCGACCTGACGGCCATCTTCATCTCGGCGGTATTCCTGGCCTCCAGCGGCGCGGTCATGGATCTGGCCATGGACGTGGCCGCGAGCATGGCCGAGGTCGTGGACAAGAAGCCCGGCATCGGCCGCGGGGAGGCTTTCGTCTCGGGCGTCCGGGTGGGCCGGGCCGTGGTCGGGACCATGACCACCACGCTGCTGCTGGCCTATTCCGGCGGCTACGTCACGCTGCTCATGGCCTTCATGGCCCAGGGCGTGCCTCTGGCCAACACGTTCAACCTGATCTACGTGGCCGCGGAAGTGCTCAAGACCCTGGTGGGCAGCTTCGGGCTGGTGCTGGTGGCGCCGTTTACGGCCGCTGCGGGCGCGCTGCTCCTGGCGGGGCACGGCGGCGGGCGGAGCGAAGACCCCGCGCGCAACTGA
- a CDS encoding amphi-Trp domain-containing protein, whose protein sequence is MNMKEAARAAKEKSAELMDRFRSKGSHMLHEEKIFFETLDDPETVKQLLLHVVEGIDRGRVILADEEDEMVFYPGSLLKLTIRGKRAQSTSSIKMTVSWSRLDEDHATLDDEPVYRGAPEADIAADTRDEPEPKADHAPKAGSCAETSTSEPHSCGEAAGTKAAQRDKGEAATPES, encoded by the coding sequence ATGAACATGAAGGAAGCCGCCCGCGCGGCCAAGGAAAAGTCCGCAGAACTGATGGACAGGTTCCGCTCCAAGGGCAGCCACATGCTGCACGAGGAGAAGATTTTCTTCGAGACGCTGGATGATCCCGAAACCGTGAAGCAGCTCCTGCTGCACGTGGTGGAAGGCATCGACCGGGGCCGCGTCATCCTCGCCGACGAGGAGGACGAGATGGTCTTCTATCCCGGCAGCCTGCTCAAGCTGACCATCCGCGGCAAGCGCGCCCAGAGCACCAGCAGCATCAAGATGACCGTGTCCTGGTCGCGCCTGGACGAGGACCACGCCACCCTGGACGACGAGCCGGTCTACCGGGGCGCGCCCGAGGCGGACATCGCCGCCGACACCAGGGACGAACCCGAACCCAAAGCCGACCATGCGCCCAAGGCCGGGAGCTGCGCCGAGACGAGCACCTCGGAGCCGCATTCCTGCGGCGAAGCCGCCGGAACCAAGGCCGCCCAGCGCGACAAGGGCGAGGCCGCGACCCCGGAATCCTGA
- a CDS encoding amino acid ABC transporter ATP-binding protein: MSETKPIIEIKNVHKFFGQLRALTDVSLEIGRGQKFVIIGPSGSGKSTLLRSINRLEDIDLGQIIVDGKDVMDPKNDINKIRMELGMVFQNFNLFPHKTVLQNLTMAPIKLKGMSKAEAEKTAMSLLNKVGIEEKADVYPTMLSGGQQQRVAIARALAMNPKIMLFDEPTSALDPEMIGEVLEVMVTLAKEGMTMVVVTHEMGFAREVADQIVFMDQGQIIEQGTPRHFFENPEHPRLKQFLEQIL, encoded by the coding sequence ATGTCCGAGACTAAGCCCATCATCGAGATCAAGAACGTTCACAAGTTCTTCGGCCAGCTGCGCGCCCTGACGGACGTGTCGCTGGAAATCGGGCGCGGCCAGAAATTCGTCATCATCGGACCTTCGGGTTCGGGCAAGAGCACCCTGCTGCGCTCCATCAACCGCCTGGAAGACATCGACTTGGGCCAGATCATTGTGGACGGCAAGGATGTCATGGATCCCAAGAACGACATCAACAAGATCCGCATGGAACTGGGCATGGTCTTCCAGAACTTCAACCTCTTCCCGCACAAGACCGTGCTCCAGAACCTGACCATGGCCCCCATCAAGCTCAAGGGCATGTCCAAGGCCGAAGCGGAAAAGACCGCCATGAGCCTCCTGAACAAGGTCGGGATCGAGGAAAAGGCCGACGTCTACCCGACCATGCTCTCGGGAGGCCAGCAGCAGCGCGTGGCCATTGCCCGCGCCCTGGCCATGAACCCCAAGATCATGCTTTTCGACGAGCCCACCAGCGCGCTCGACCCGGAAATGATCGGCGAGGTGCTCGAGGTCATGGTCACCCTGGCCAAAGAGGGCATGACCATGGTCGTGGTCACGCACGAAATGGGCTTCGCCCGCGAGGTGGCCGACCAGATCGTGTTCATGGACCAGGGACAGATCATCGAGCAGGGCACGCCCCGCCACTTCTTCGAAAACCCCGAACACCCCCGGCTGAAGCAGTTCCTGGAGCAGATTCTCTAG
- a CDS encoding amino acid ABC transporter permease translates to MKDNKFVNINVGDGAAIPDKKDRGLFNAWWISLIGGLGIILFLITTKPDPYLDILKFLPDGVLVTFEVTILSIIGALILGLITGLGRISRVRPINLIASTYVEVVRGIPLLVQLFYIYFALGQLFRELPETNFVFIFLKNMPPLVAAVSAMSICYGAYMGEVFRAGIESIDRGQSEASRSLGFNRSQTMRYVILPQAWRTILPPVGNEFIALLKDSSLVSILAVADLLRRGREFASVSFNYFEAYTMVALVYLIITLILSKGVSYMESRLNYYVRD, encoded by the coding sequence ATGAAAGACAACAAGTTCGTCAATATCAACGTGGGCGACGGCGCGGCCATTCCCGACAAGAAGGACCGCGGCCTGTTCAACGCCTGGTGGATCTCACTCATCGGGGGACTGGGCATCATCCTGTTCCTCATCACCACCAAGCCCGACCCCTACCTGGACATTCTCAAATTTTTGCCCGACGGCGTGCTCGTGACCTTCGAGGTCACCATCCTTTCCATCATCGGCGCGCTCATCCTCGGCCTGATCACCGGACTGGGACGCATCTCCCGCGTCCGGCCCATCAACCTGATCGCCTCGACCTACGTCGAGGTCGTGCGCGGCATCCCGCTGCTCGTGCAGCTCTTCTACATCTATTTCGCCCTGGGCCAGCTCTTCCGCGAACTGCCGGAGACGAACTTCGTCTTCATCTTCCTGAAGAACATGCCGCCCCTGGTGGCCGCTGTCTCGGCCATGAGCATCTGCTACGGCGCCTACATGGGCGAGGTTTTCCGAGCGGGCATCGAGTCCATCGACAGGGGCCAGTCCGAAGCGTCCCGCTCCCTGGGCTTCAACCGCTCGCAGACCATGCGCTACGTGATCCTGCCCCAGGCCTGGCGCACCATCCTGCCTCCGGTGGGCAACGAATTCATCGCCCTGCTCAAGGACAGCTCCCTGGTCTCCATCCTGGCGGTCGCCGACCTTTTGCGGCGCGGGCGCGAGTTCGCCAGCGTCTCCTTCAACTACTTCGAGGCCTACACCATGGTCGCCCTGGTGTACCTCATCATCACGCTGATCCTTTCCAAGGGCGTGAGCTACATGGAATCGAGGTTGAATTACTATGTCCGAGACTAA
- a CDS encoding basic amino acid ABC transporter substrate-binding protein: MKLFVVMAALGMMFMLGCSKAEEKKAEEAPKAEAPAAEQAAAPAPAPEMVEITFASDCTWPPMEFLDADKNIVGFSPDLLEAMGKAGNFKPVIQNTAWDGIFAGLAAGKYQAISSSVSITEERKATMDFSDPYFEVKQGVLVQKDSGIATVEDLKGKVIGAQIGTTGYFAAGQIDGAEAKSYDEVGLAVEDLYNGRIDAAICDDAVAYDYALQNEKYKDTLSLAFVLETDQKEYLGFAVQKGDTETVKILNEALAKVKASGEYDTIYAKWFK; the protein is encoded by the coding sequence ATGAAACTGTTTGTCGTCATGGCTGCCCTGGGCATGATGTTCATGCTGGGTTGCAGCAAGGCCGAGGAAAAGAAGGCCGAAGAGGCTCCCAAGGCCGAAGCGCCCGCCGCCGAGCAGGCCGCCGCGCCCGCTCCCGCGCCGGAGATGGTCGAAATCACCTTCGCCAGCGACTGCACCTGGCCGCCCATGGAATTCCTGGACGCCGACAAGAACATCGTGGGCTTCAGCCCCGACCTGCTCGAAGCCATGGGCAAGGCCGGCAACTTCAAGCCCGTGATCCAGAACACCGCCTGGGACGGCATCTTCGCCGGCCTGGCCGCCGGAAAGTACCAGGCCATCAGCTCCTCCGTGTCCATCACCGAGGAACGCAAGGCCACCATGGACTTCTCCGACCCCTATTTCGAAGTCAAGCAGGGCGTGCTGGTCCAGAAGGACTCCGGCATCGCCACTGTTGAAGACCTGAAGGGCAAGGTCATCGGCGCGCAGATCGGCACCACCGGCTACTTCGCCGCCGGGCAGATCGACGGCGCCGAGGCCAAGAGCTACGACGAAGTCGGCCTGGCCGTGGAAGACCTCTACAACGGACGCATCGACGCCGCCATCTGCGACGACGCCGTGGCCTACGACTACGCCCTGCAGAACGAGAAGTACAAGGACACCCTGAGCCTGGCCTTCGTCCTGGAGACCGACCAGAAGGAATACCTGGGCTTCGCCGTGCAAAAGGGCGACACCGAAACCGTGAAGATCCTCAACGAGGCCCTGGCCAAGGTCAAGGCTTCCGGCGAGTACGACACGATCTACGCCAAGTGGTTCAAATAG
- a CDS encoding DMT family transporter has translation MKLATLKSDSLLLLTALIWGTAFVFQKTGMEHLGPFSFNGIRFVLGSLALTPLVVFSLRRTAPAEYQQPHGFGTYLKGGLIAGCVLFGGAALQQLGIVTTTAANAGFITGLYVILTPLLGLFFRQRPGWGTWAGGALAVAGLYLLSIHGDLTISRGDLYVLVGALFWATHMLVIGWLAPRMNPLALAQAQFMVCGLLSLAVGLVFEEITWSGMLGAADAILYCGLMSTGVAYTLQVVAQRQADPAHASIILSLEALFAAVAGWMLLGELLGVRELTGCGLMLAGMVLSQLRP, from the coding sequence ATGAAACTCGCCACGCTCAAATCCGACTCCCTGCTCCTGCTCACGGCCCTGATCTGGGGCACGGCCTTCGTTTTCCAGAAGACCGGCATGGAGCACCTCGGTCCCTTCTCCTTCAACGGCATCCGTTTCGTGCTCGGCTCCCTGGCCCTGACCCCGCTGGTGGTCTTCTCGCTGCGGCGCACGGCCCCGGCGGAATACCAGCAGCCGCACGGCTTCGGCACCTACCTCAAGGGCGGGCTCATCGCGGGCTGCGTGCTCTTCGGCGGAGCCGCGCTCCAGCAGCTCGGCATCGTGACCACCACCGCAGCCAACGCGGGCTTCATCACCGGGCTGTACGTGATCCTGACGCCGCTCCTGGGCCTTTTCTTCCGCCAGCGGCCCGGCTGGGGCACCTGGGCGGGCGGCGCGCTGGCCGTGGCCGGGCTCTACCTGCTTTCCATCCACGGCGACCTGACCATTTCCCGGGGCGACCTCTACGTGCTCGTGGGCGCGCTCTTCTGGGCCACGCACATGCTCGTGATCGGCTGGCTCGCTCCGCGCATGAACCCCCTGGCCCTGGCCCAGGCCCAGTTCATGGTCTGCGGCCTGCTCAGCCTGGCCGTGGGCCTCGTCTTCGAGGAAATCACCTGGTCCGGCATGCTCGGCGCGGCGGACGCCATCCTCTACTGCGGGCTGATGTCCACGGGCGTGGCCTACACGCTCCAGGTCGTGGCCCAGCGCCAGGCCGACCCGGCCCACGCCTCCATCATCCTCAGCCTGGAAGCGCTCTTCGCGGCCGTGGCGGGCTGGATGCTGCTCGGCGAGCTGCTCGGCGTGCGCGAGCTGACGGGCTGCGGGCTGATGCTCGCTGGCATGGTCCTCTCCCAACTGCGGCCCTGA
- a CDS encoding exopolyphosphatase encodes MRLVTRADFDGLACAVLLTELGLMDNWLFVHPKDVQDGKYPGLPDDVVCNVPYIPGCGYWFDHHSSEEQRLAGGADFKGAARPAPSCARLVWEYHGGEQRFGSRFNEMLHYVDKVDSGDLNLTEVLHPEGWVLLGFIMDPRTGLGRYRYFTISNYRLMEDLIGYIRTMPVDEILEQPDVAERVERYFMQETHFRNMLLERITIHGNVIVLDTRGMDEVPPGNRFTMYSLFPECNASIQVLRGRSQQNTVLSVGHSILNRTCRSNVGRLMLRYGGGGHFQVGTCQVANHLADEVIAELLEELDEYGEPSSEEAAALA; translated from the coding sequence TTGCGACTCGTCACCCGCGCCGACTTCGACGGTCTGGCCTGCGCCGTGCTGCTCACGGAACTGGGTCTCATGGACAACTGGCTCTTCGTGCACCCCAAAGACGTTCAGGACGGCAAATATCCGGGCCTGCCCGACGACGTGGTCTGCAACGTGCCGTACATTCCCGGATGCGGGTATTGGTTCGACCACCACTCCTCGGAAGAGCAGCGGCTGGCCGGAGGGGCGGACTTCAAGGGCGCGGCGCGCCCCGCGCCGAGCTGCGCGCGGCTGGTCTGGGAATACCACGGCGGGGAGCAGCGCTTCGGCTCCCGCTTCAACGAGATGCTCCACTACGTGGACAAGGTCGATTCCGGCGACCTGAACCTGACGGAAGTCCTGCACCCCGAGGGCTGGGTGCTGCTCGGATTCATCATGGACCCGCGCACCGGCCTGGGCCGCTACCGCTACTTCACCATCTCGAACTATCGGCTCATGGAAGACCTCATCGGCTACATCCGGACCATGCCGGTGGACGAAATCCTGGAGCAGCCCGACGTGGCCGAGCGCGTGGAACGCTATTTCATGCAGGAGACGCATTTCCGCAACATGCTCCTGGAGCGCATCACGATCCACGGCAACGTGATCGTGCTGGACACGCGGGGCATGGACGAGGTGCCGCCGGGCAACCGCTTCACCATGTATTCGCTCTTCCCGGAGTGCAACGCCTCCATCCAGGTGCTGCGGGGCCGCTCGCAGCAGAACACCGTGCTCTCCGTGGGCCACTCCATCCTCAACCGCACCTGCCGCTCCAACGTGGGCAGGCTGATGCTGCGCTACGGCGGCGGCGGCCATTTCCAGGTGGGCACATGCCAGGTGGCGAACCACTTGGCCGACGAAGTGATCGCAGAACTGCTCGAAGAGCTGGACGAATACGGCGAGCCCTCCTCGGAAGAGGCGGCGGCCCTGGCCTGA
- a CDS encoding DnaJ family domain-containing protein has translation MFRFIELQAEEAIRKAQREGAFENLEGAGRPLALEDDSMIPADLRMAYKILKNANCLPPALATQKEIVTALDLLDEMRDEQERYRQIQKLNLLVSKLNAQRGRSMELEKDDDYYRRLVERISVRSGVLRNPAK, from the coding sequence ATGTTCCGTTTCATCGAGCTTCAGGCCGAAGAGGCCATCCGCAAGGCCCAGCGCGAAGGGGCCTTCGAGAACCTGGAAGGCGCGGGCCGTCCCCTGGCCCTGGAAGACGATTCCATGATCCCGGCCGACCTGCGCATGGCCTACAAGATCCTCAAGAACGCGAACTGCCTGCCTCCCGCTCTGGCCACGCAAAAGGAAATCGTCACCGCCCTGGACCTGCTCGACGAGATGCGGGACGAACAGGAACGCTACCGACAGATCCAGAAGCTGAACCTGCTGGTCTCCAAGCTCAACGCCCAGCGGGGCCGCAGCATGGAGCTGGAAAAGGACGACGACTACTACCGCCGGCTCGTGGAGCGCATTTCCGTTCGCAGCGGCGTCTTGCGAAATCCTGCGAAATAA
- a CDS encoding glycosyltransferase family 4 protein: MRIAFLGLRGIAEGVSGGIERHARELSVRMAALGHEVTVFCRSYWETHPEERYRGVRLKKLPAIRSKHLEAISHTALCQPFVLAGYDVVHFHATGPSLLSWVPRLAGRKVAVTVHGLDWRRAKWGGLASLILRAGAWTSAHCPNATIVVSRELREHYRQVYDRPTTYIPNGVNPPEQRELDRLRRFGLEPGAYLLSLGRLVPEKGLHTLVEAFRGLDTNLRLVIAGDPALAGDYPARLRALAGDDPRIVFPGPLFGEDKDEAFSNARLFCLPSELEGMPIALLEAMSYGCPALVSDIPECLEVVRPDGEEPLALDFPCGNAPALNLALDRALHALAPHDLKRLGERARQHVLAEYDWDRITRETLHVYETMLRSR; the protein is encoded by the coding sequence ATGCGAATAGCCTTCCTCGGCCTGCGCGGCATCGCCGAAGGCGTGTCCGGCGGCATCGAGCGCCACGCGCGCGAGCTTTCCGTGCGCATGGCCGCGCTGGGCCACGAGGTCACCGTGTTCTGCCGCTCGTATTGGGAAACCCACCCCGAAGAGCGCTACCGGGGCGTGCGCCTGAAAAAACTCCCCGCGATCCGCTCCAAACACCTGGAAGCCATCAGCCACACCGCGCTCTGCCAGCCCTTCGTGCTCGCGGGGTACGACGTGGTCCACTTCCACGCCACAGGCCCTTCCCTGCTCTCCTGGGTTCCGCGCCTCGCGGGGCGCAAGGTGGCGGTCACGGTGCACGGCCTGGACTGGCGCAGGGCCAAGTGGGGCGGGCTGGCGTCCTTGATTCTGCGCGCCGGAGCCTGGACTTCCGCCCATTGCCCCAACGCCACCATCGTGGTTTCACGCGAGCTGCGGGAGCATTATCGGCAAGTGTACGATCGCCCCACGACCTACATTCCCAACGGGGTGAACCCGCCTGAGCAACGGGAGCTGGACCGGCTGCGACGCTTCGGGCTGGAACCGGGAGCGTACCTGCTCTCCCTGGGCCGCCTCGTGCCGGAAAAGGGGCTGCACACCCTCGTCGAAGCCTTTCGCGGCCTGGATACGAACCTGCGCCTCGTCATCGCCGGGGATCCTGCCCTGGCCGGGGACTATCCGGCGCGGCTGCGCGCCCTGGCCGGGGACGACCCGCGCATCGTCTTTCCCGGTCCGCTCTTCGGCGAGGACAAGGACGAGGCCTTCAGCAACGCCCGGCTGTTCTGCCTGCCCTCGGAGCTGGAAGGCATGCCCATCGCCCTGCTGGAGGCCATGAGCTACGGCTGCCCGGCCCTGGTCAGCGACATTCCCGAATGCCTGGAGGTCGTCCGGCCCGACGGTGAAGAGCCCCTGGCTCTGGACTTTCCCTGCGGGAACGCCCCGGCGCTGAACCTCGCCTTGGACCGCGCTCTGCACGCCCTTGCGCCGCACGACCTGAAACGCCTGGGCGAACGCGCCCGGCAACACGTGCTGGCCGAATACGACTGGGACCGCATCACGCGCGAAACCCTGCACGTTTACGAAACCATGCTCCGGTCCCGCTAG
- a CDS encoding glycosyltransferase has product MKILQANKFFYNKGGSERVLFQERAWLLEHGHEVVDFSMSDPRNEPSPYADDFLSHRDFGAPPGSLGEKLRLGANFVHCAEAVRRITALAEREKPDIAHLHNIYHHLTPSIIPALKRLGIKVVMTLHDYKTVCPAYVMLDKDGNICRKCEPHRFYKPLTANCQGSRFKGLLLAAERSLHHWLGSYDGVDAFIAPSRFLRDTVTRHVLPRRKVRVIPNGIEVERFSPSCTDAAYALYIGRLSREKGIPTLLEAHNRMGASIPLKVVGSGPEEDALRTRYPFAEYLGQRSWDEVVALMDCASYVAVPSEWYENCPMVVLEAMSLAKPVLGANIGGIPELVEDGVSGLLFRPGDADDLCRKMERLWVTPSLRREMGLAARARAEERYTLERHMRQVVELYEELLAQPAPAPNRTRITFSRKETNMPADPAASAPQARPLPREGLVCLTYRCNAHCHMCNIWDFPSDPKDEIGPADLEKLPGGFKFINLTGGEPFLRKDIAEVVETVLPKTERVVISTNGWFTDRITGLMERFPEKVGVRVSLEGLPATNDKLRGLKDGFDHGLRTLLRLRAMGVCDIGFGITVSDKNALDMLDLYELSEAMGLEFATAAMHNNYYFHKFDNSFADTDLISEQFRRLAVRLLKTRRPKNWFRAWFNYGLANYVRGGKRLLPCEVGSDLFFLDPFGEVRPCNGMEASMGSIRNASFEEIWNSPEADAVRARVRCCDAQCWMIGSVAPAMKKRLSVPATWIARNKLRLLRGQEIDWTFPVAAPRGTGGSCGGDGGSCGGSCGCE; this is encoded by the coding sequence ATGAAAATCCTTCAGGCCAACAAGTTCTTCTACAACAAGGGAGGCTCCGAGCGGGTTCTTTTCCAGGAACGCGCCTGGCTCCTGGAGCACGGGCACGAGGTCGTGGACTTCTCCATGAGCGACCCGCGCAACGAGCCCTCGCCCTACGCGGACGACTTCCTCTCCCACCGCGATTTCGGCGCGCCCCCTGGCTCCCTCGGCGAGAAGCTGCGCCTGGGCGCGAATTTCGTGCACTGCGCCGAGGCCGTCCGCAGGATCACGGCCCTGGCCGAGCGGGAAAAGCCGGACATCGCGCACCTGCACAACATCTACCACCACCTGACCCCGTCCATCATCCCGGCCCTGAAGCGGCTCGGAATCAAGGTCGTCATGACCCTGCACGACTACAAGACGGTCTGCCCGGCCTACGTGATGCTGGACAAGGACGGGAACATCTGCCGCAAGTGCGAGCCGCACCGCTTCTACAAGCCCCTGACCGCCAACTGCCAGGGCTCGCGCTTCAAGGGCCTGCTCCTGGCCGCGGAGCGCTCCCTGCACCACTGGCTCGGAAGCTACGACGGCGTGGACGCCTTCATCGCGCCGAGCCGCTTCCTGCGCGACACCGTGACCCGCCACGTCCTGCCCCGACGCAAGGTCCGGGTGATCCCCAACGGCATCGAGGTGGAACGCTTCTCCCCCTCCTGCACGGACGCGGCCTACGCCCTCTACATCGGCCGCCTCTCGCGGGAAAAGGGCATCCCCACCCTGCTGGAGGCCCACAACCGCATGGGCGCGTCCATTCCGCTCAAGGTCGTGGGTTCCGGCCCGGAGGAGGACGCCCTGCGCACCCGCTATCCCTTCGCCGAATATCTGGGCCAGCGCTCCTGGGACGAGGTCGTGGCGCTCATGGACTGCGCCTCATACGTGGCCGTGCCCTCGGAGTGGTACGAAAACTGCCCCATGGTCGTGCTCGAGGCCATGAGCCTGGCCAAGCCCGTGCTCGGCGCGAACATCGGCGGGATTCCCGAGCTGGTGGAGGACGGCGTGAGCGGGCTGCTCTTCCGGCCCGGAGACGCGGACGACCTCTGCCGCAAGATGGAACGTCTCTGGGTCACGCCCTCGCTCCGCAGGGAGATGGGCCTCGCGGCCCGCGCCCGCGCCGAGGAGCGCTACACCCTGGAGCGGCACATGCGGCAGGTCGTGGAGCTCTACGAAGAGCTGCTGGCCCAGCCCGCGCCCGCGCCCAACCGCACGCGCATCACCTTTTCACGCAAGGAAACGAACATGCCCGCCGATCCCGCCGCCTCCGCGCCCCAGGCAAGGCCCCTGCCCAGGGAGGGCCTCGTCTGCCTGACCTATCGCTGCAACGCCCACTGCCACATGTGCAACATCTGGGACTTCCCCAGCGATCCCAAGGACGAGATCGGACCGGCGGACCTGGAAAAGCTGCCCGGCGGGTTCAAGTTCATCAACCTCACCGGCGGCGAACCCTTCCTGCGCAAGGACATCGCCGAAGTGGTCGAAACCGTGCTGCCCAAGACCGAGCGCGTGGTCATCAGCACCAACGGCTGGTTCACGGACCGCATCACCGGGCTGATGGAGCGCTTCCCCGAAAAGGTCGGCGTGCGCGTCAGCCTGGAGGGCCTGCCCGCCACCAACGACAAGCTGCGCGGACTTAAGGACGGCTTCGACCACGGGCTGCGCACCCTGCTCCGGCTGCGGGCCATGGGCGTCTGCGACATCGGCTTCGGCATCACCGTCTCGGACAAGAACGCCCTGGACATGCTCGACCTCTACGAGCTTTCCGAGGCCATGGGCCTGGAGTTCGCCACGGCGGCCATGCACAACAACTATTATTTCCACAAATTCGACAACAGCTTCGCCGACACCGACCTGATCTCGGAGCAGTTCCGGCGGCTGGCCGTGCGGCTGCTGAAGACCCGGCGGCCCAAGAACTGGTTCCGGGCCTGGTTCAACTACGGCCTGGCCAACTACGTGCGCGGGGGCAAGCGCCTTCTGCCCTGCGAGGTGGGCTCGGACCTCTTTTTCCTCGACCCCTTCGGCGAAGTGCGGCCCTGCAACGGCATGGAGGCCAGCATGGGCAGCATCCGCAACGCCTCCTTCGAGGAAATCTGGAATTCGCCCGAAGCGGACGCCGTGCGCGCGCGGGTCCGCTGCTGCGACGCCCAGTGCTGGATGATCGGCTCCGTGGCTCCGGCCATGAAGAAACGCCTCTCCGTGCCCGCGACCTGGATAGCGCGCAACAAGCTGCGCCTGCTGCGCGGACAGGAGATCGACTGGACCTTCCCCGTCGCCGCCCCGCGCGGCACGGGCGGAAGCTGCGGCGGCGACGGGGGTTCCTGCGGCGGGAGCTGCGGATGCGAATAG